TTAACGATCTCTATCAGGTATGTCACGCATCAAAAAGAAAAGTTTGCATTCCAAGAAAAATTTGTCAAGTATAATAATAGCAAGGCAAAAATAGAATGGCAAAGTACACTCTTCAACTCAGGagacaaattaacaaataaaataacaaaattccGTCACGAAGTGTATGCCAACacatgcatgagagagagagagagagagatggagagagagttGATGGCCATTACCAGAAGTTGTGCAGGCTACAGAAGATTCTTCATCAGTGCCTCCTAAACATGAGCATCTTCCCCAACTTTCTCTATTTGAGCTTGTATATGAGCAACATTCTTCATTTCGGCCATTAGTCTTATCCTACAAAATCATAACTCCAAACTTCTAGTGAAACtataaagaaatgataaaacctaaaattctcaaaagTCAAACTTCTTTTCTGCTTCATGTCATGTTTTATGGTCTCACCACAAACATTGCTTAGTATTTATACCGTACGTACATTTTAACTAAAGTCAGGTACTTCATGTATGCATTTTATGGTTGCAACTAAAATAAAGAACCCACAATATTAGGCCATGCTTCTATCCAACCACCTTCAAATACAATTAGGGTGGAATTTACAATAGAAAGAccctatatattaatatatttaattaatattttataatttatcaattCTACCATGTTGGATGTCCCACCTGCCCAacgatttatttttatcaacttGCAGGCCAACTAATTTTAGAAACTAGCCTCTTATAGAAAACAATGTCAGTTATGATTTAGGCATCTAACACGATCCGCAACATGCCTAGAAGGGGATTTAGAAAATTCTAACAAATCCTTGTTCCCTTAATAATTAGAGATAATGATCTTCCTaagcaaaaaatacaaaagacatCTTCTTGGTAGAACAAATATTTTGGATGTTTCCACTTTCATTTGATATTTCCACTTACAAGATGACTAAATTAAATGCATATAAAGTCATTCATCACCTCCTAAAGTTGCATGTTAGTACTGTCAAGTAGTTGATCTCATGGCCTTCAAACTCCAACAACTTTCAACATGAAACCTAAAGCTGTCAATGGTGATCTACCTATTCAGCCCAAAATTGGCTCATATATGATTAGCAGCCACCAATTCATGAGGAATGCAAAAAACTTTTGAGACTCAAATGAATGTAAGCCATATTCATGACAATCTAACAAGCTAACAACTATGTCCAAGCTTTTTCTGATATCAGGATTTAAAATGCATTCTAACTTGTCATGGCAGAATGCCACTACataagaatttgaaattgaGCAAACAATTGGTCTAAGATGCAAAGACACTGAAGAATGAAATCCAAAACTACTTTGACATCTATGAACTTTAGCTTATGCcaagaattcatttttttataagtattcaTGCAAAACCCTTAGGAGTTTTGACCATGTGGTCTCAGAAACTGCCAACtaattctcaataaaaaaatttaccgataaaaaaaaaaagaaattgctaaCTAATTCAAGAACAAAATTCAATGCCATGGAACATATTTGTTAGAACATATTTACTTGCTAATACCATAAAAACTCAAAGAAGCATATCTGCTAGAACATATGTACTTGCTAATACCACGTTCAAAATGTTCAGAtttgaataaaaccaaaaaaaataatctatttttatcaatatgCTGGAAACATGAATATTAAAGAGAGAAAACATGAATAAGAAGAATTTCTTAGCACTTGCAGATGTTATTATCCTATTTGaagtgtgtatgtgtgtgtgtgtgtatatcattataTGTTTCCAGGCAACCAAACAAAGTATACATAGCCATAGTATCACAGCTATATGCCACTAGTTGATCAAGTTATATCATGAATGATATATAGTCATAGCTAGAAATTATGAAGCTTAAGCTGAAAGCTACAAGTCCAATTGCGAtgtaaattagataaaattggAAGATGAAGTGACACAAACATGGCAATTCATACCAAAACAGCGTAAGGTTATCAAAAAAAGATTATGCCTAAAAGAACTAGTGCATGGTAGTTAAAGCTCCATCTGGCAAGAATCTAGTTTCCCATCATATCTCAAGAGAAAGATAACAGatcaagagaaagaaagagaaaaaaaaaacccacaattCCCTCCAGCTCAACTGCAACCAAGTATGATCCCATGCCAAACAATAGGACTTGCAGCCACcaatctacatatatatagattaaacaaaaacacaaagcaTTACTAGAATAAAAAACTAAGGTTTCGAAACTTATATCAAAAGATTTGTAGAGGattaaaacaattatttatatGTGGTGCACAATTGAAACCGACCAGAATATAGCTCGGCATTTGAGAGTCGCATTCTCCAATACTAAGGATCAAAGAAAAACTTGATCCCATAACCAACTGAAAATGACCACATTTATGTTAACCATCAAGCCGTTGGCGCTAAACGAAAGAAAGTCGCAACATTCAATTTGAAATGCAAATCTTTTTTCGTGAATCATTAAATAACTCCCAAAaattcttcatttaaaaaacCCAGATTCTGTTTTTGACAACAACTTTAAACGCTTCCATAGGACAAAGCTGAACCCGAATAAGTGAATGGCAACAACCCACAATATAACTTGGGAAAAGTAAAGAAAGTGCAGAGAATAGTGACGGTTTATttcgaaacaaaaaaaaaaaacaaaaacaaaaagagagaaaaagagagggagagagaaagagagacctCTAGGGTGTATTTGTATCGCTTGACCTTGCAtggaggagaagggggctcCGATGGAGGACTGGCGATGGTGTCGAGGTGGTGGCGAACAACACCCATAGTGGCGGCAATGTAGAGAaatccaagagagagagagagaggtgaggccaGATTCGGggggaaaaggaaagagattaGCGACGGGCTgggggagaaggagggggtggccGTCGAGATGAGGTGGTGGTGGCATGGTGGGTTCGTGCATGGCAGCATGGGTTGTGCGTGATAGAGGCTTGAGGGAGAAGACTAGGGATTGCGGAGAGAAAGGGGGGAGGTGGGGGGAGACAGGAGGGAAATGTCTAAGGGAAAACATGCAGGCCAATTaagttttattagttttttgccGCGACATCATATTGCCGCAATAAATCAAAAAGTCACCGCTAAAtatgaaaatctcattttcaatgaAGAAAAATTGTTGGCACTGCTCACTTGCAGCGGCAGAAATTCACCGCAAATAGTCTTGTACAGTGTcttataaatttgtaaaaggCTATTTCCAGCACTTCACATATTGCTGCTAATAAACGTTAATTGGCCACAGAATACCTATTACAGCGACAATTTTCACCACAATAAATACTTTTTGCAGTGATTTTTCTATTCGATGGAAATAAGTGCCGTTACAGTGACAAAAGTTTTTttccatgaaaaaaaatcatcgcAAAAAAGTAGAAAAGTCGTCGTAAAAACTTAACAGTGAATTCTCCCCAACATTTTCGAAATTTGTGCTAGAATTCAACGGCGAATTTTAGTCATTATTTGTGACGATTGTTTTTGTAGCAATCTAAAAATCACTGGAAAAGAcctattttcttgtaatgtgcGTACCTTTGGCTtcctttgttttcattttctacgTGATTATATGCCTAATAAATTATCTCCAAGGTCCCTTCCTTGTGTTTTTATTGGCTATAGTCATCTTGATAAAGGTTTTCGTTGCTTGGATAAGAAAACTAACCAGGTCTCTATTTCTCGCCATGTCCAATTTTTCGAAGATTATTTTCCTTATGCTTCTAGCTCAACTCTTCCTCCTTTGGATGGTGCTAAttatgtcacttttgatgaccATTCTGACAGTTTTCTTTCTAGTGATACTTCCTCATTAGGTGTAACTTCCACTGATCACCCGGCCCCCACCTTGTGTGTTCCTTGTGTTGATTCAAGTATTCCTTCACCACCTCCTGAAGATTCTTCTTAGCCTTCATCGCCAGCGATAGCATTGGAAGTCATACCTCCTGTTCCTTCTTCCTTTAGTTAATTGGCGATTGTTACTCACCCTATGGTTACTCCTGCTAAGAATGGTACTGTTAAAGCCCGCACTCTTCATTCGTTATATGCTTTGTCTGCTCCACTGTGATTTCAGGTACATCTTGTTGTCAATGAGCCTCGTGGATTTAAGTCGGTTGTCAAGCATCCCAAGTGGCTTTCTGTAATAGATGATGAAATTGCCGCTCTCAAGCACAAAAACACATGACGTTTGGTTCCACTTCCGAGTGATCATAATGTTGTCGGTTGTCGGTGAATCTTTAAGACGAAGCTTTGAGTAGATGGCTCTACAGAACGTCACAAAGCTCATCTTGTGGCCCAAGGTTTTTCTGAGAAACATGGCATTGATTTCGATGAAACATTCAGTCCAGTTGTTCGGCCTGCCActgtttgaattattttgtcCCTAGCTGCTATGCATGGCTGATCACTTCATTAGCTTGACGTTAAAAACGCATTTCTGCATGGTTTTCTTACAAAGGAAGTTTACATGGAACAACCTCTGGGATACACTGATCCCCAATTCCCTTCTCATGTTTGTTGCTTACAACGTGCTCTTTATGGTCTGAAACAGGACCCACGGGCATGGTTCCAGCATTCCAGTCAGTTTTTGCTTTGACTTGATTTTATTGCGAGTCGTGTTGATTCCTCACTTTTTGTGTATCATGGTCTTCATGGTGTTATTTATCTTCTCTTATATGTCGATGATGTGGTTATTACAGGCAATAATCAGTTTATGCTTCGTACACTCATCGATTAATTGGCACGAGAATTTTCAATAAAGGATTTTGGTgatttacacttttttttagaATTGAGGTCATTTGCAATGAAAAGGGAATTTTTCTCAGCCAAACAAAATATGCTCTTGATCTGTTGACTCAGGCAAACATGGTGGATTGCAAACCTATTTCCACTCCTTTTTTGGTGGGATCTCATCTAACTGAATCTAGAACTGCTCATTCTGATGCTACTCAATTTCGATCACTTGCAGGAGCTTTGCAATATTTGACTCTTACCCGACCTGATTTATCTTACAATGTTAACTCTATATGTCAATATATGCGTGCCCCTACTACTGATCACTTTCGTGCCTTGAAGCGTATTTTACAATATGTTAAGGGCACCTATCATTATGGCTTACAACTCTCGCGAGATTATTCTTTGACTTTGCTTGGTTATTTTGATGCAGATTGGGACGGATGCCCTGTTACCCGGTACTCTACAACAGGCTATGCTGTTTATTTCGA
This genomic interval from Juglans microcarpa x Juglans regia isolate MS1-56 chromosome 4D, Jm3101_v1.0, whole genome shotgun sequence contains the following:
- the LOC121260090 gene encoding uncharacterized mitochondrial protein AtMg00810-like; the encoded protein is MVDCKPISTPFLVGSHLTESRTAHSDATQFRSLAGALQYLTLTRPDLSYNVNSICQYMRAPTTDHFRALKRILQYVKGTYHYGLQLSRDYSLTLLGYFDADWDGCPVTRYSTTGYAVYFDRSLISWCSKKQTTVACSSAEAEYHALAFVAAELS